The Rhinolophus ferrumequinum isolate MPI-CBG mRhiFer1 chromosome 6, mRhiFer1_v1.p, whole genome shotgun sequence genome has a window encoding:
- the WDR20 gene encoding WD repeat-containing protein 20 isoform X4, with protein MGLFKQSAHGHERAHSARWPGGRMPRVPTRALPLTDCGCGSVPSPLLLSWKMRLIDKSRVTCVKWVPGSESLFLVAHSSGAMYLYNVEHTCGTAAPHYQLLKQGDSFAVHTCKSKSTRNPLLKWTVGEGALNEFAFSPDGKFLACVSQDGFLRVFGFDSVELHGSMKSYFGGLLCVCWSPDGKYLVTGGEDDLVTVWSFVDCRVIARGHGHKSWVSVVAFDPYTTSVEESDPMEFSGSDEDFQDLLHFGRDRANSTQSRLSKRNSTESRPVSVTYRFGSVGQDTQLCLWDLTEDILFPHQPLSRARTHTNVMNATSPPAGSTGNSVTTPGNSAPPPLPRSNSLPHSTVSSAGSKSNVADGAIASGVSKFATLSLHDRKDRHHEKDHKRNHSMGHISSKSSDKLNLVTKTKTDPAKTLGTPLCPRMEDVPLLEPLICKKIAHERLTVLIFLEDCIVTACQEGFICTWGRPGKVVSFNP; from the exons ATGGGGCTCTTCAAGCAGTCAGCTCATGGCCATGAACGTGCACACTCAGCCCGATGGCCTGGAGGCCGAATGCCTAGGGTTCCGACTCGAGCTCTGCCCCTGACTGACTGCGGCTGTGGGTCTGTTCCCTCACCTCTTCTCCTCAGCTGGAAGATG AGACTAATAGACAAGTCACGTGTAACCTGTGTCAAATGGGTTCCCGGTTCGGAAAGCCTTTTCCTAGTGGCCCATTCGAGTGGGGCCATGTACCTGTATAACGTGGAGCACACTTGTGGCACCGCAGCCCCCCACTACCAGCTTCTGAAGCAGGGGGACAGCTTTGCCGTGCACACTTGCAAGAGCAAATCCACGAGGAACCCTCTGCTTAAGTGGACGGTGGGCGAGGGGGCCCTCAACGAGTTTGCTTTCTCCCCAGATGGCAAGTTCTTGGCGTGCGTGAGCCAGGACGGTTTCCTGCGGGTGTTCGGCTTTGACTCGGTGGAGCTGCACGGCTCCATGAAAAGCTACTTTGGAGGCTTGCTGTGTGTGTGCTGGAGCCCGGACGGCAAGTACCTTGTGACAGGTGGCGAGGACGACCTGGTGACAGTCTGGTCTTTTGTAGACTGCCGAGTGATAGCGCGAGGCCACGGGCACAAGTCCTGGGTCAGTGTGGTGGCATTTGATCCCTATACCACGAGTGTAGAAGAAAGTGACCCTATGGAGTTTAGTGGCAGCGACGAGGACTTCCAGGACCTTCTCCACTTTGGCAGAGACCGAGCCAATAGCACACAGTCCAGGCTCTCCAAACGGAACTCCACAGAGAGCCGCCCTGTCAGCGTCACCTACCGGTTTGGCTCGGTGGGCCAGGACACGCAGCTCTGCCTGTGGGACCTCACAGAAGACATCCTTTTCCCTCACCAACCCCTCTCGCGAGCAAGGACACACACAAATGTCATGAACGCCACAAGCCCTCCTGCTGGAAGCACTGGGAACAGTGTCACGACACCCGGCAACTCTGCGCCCCCGCCCCTGCCGCGGTCCAACAGCCTCCCGCATTCCACTGTCTCCAGCGCCGGCAGCAAGAGCAATGTCGCCGACGGGGCCATCGCTTCTGGGGTCAGCAAATTCGCGACCCTCTCACTACACGACCGGAAGGACCGGCACCACGAGAAAGACCACAAGCGGAACCACAGCATGGGGCACATTTCCAGCAAGAGCAGCGACAAACTGAACCTAGTCACGAAAACCAAAACGGACCCCGCTAAAACTCTGGGGACGCCCTTGTGTCCTCGAATGGAAGACGTGCCCTTGTTAGAGccactcatctgtaaaaagatAGCACATGAGAGACTGACGGTGTTAATTTTCCTTGAAGACTGTATAGTCACTGCTTGTCAGGAGGGATTTATTTGCACATGGGGAAGGCCTGGTAAAGTGGTAAGTTTTAACCCTTAA
- the WDR20 gene encoding WD repeat-containing protein 20 isoform X5: MYLYNVEHTCGTAAPHYQLLKQGDSFAVHTCKSKSTRNPLLKWTVGEGALNEFAFSPDGKFLACVSQDGFLRVFGFDSVELHGSMKSYFGGLLCVCWSPDGKYLVTGGEDDLVTVWSFVDCRVIARGHGHKSWVSVVAFDPYTTSVEESDPMEFSGSDEDFQDLLHFGRDRANSTQSRLSKRNSTESRPVSVTYRFGSVGQDTQLCLWDLTEDILFPHQPLSRARTHTNVMNATSPPAGSTGNSVTTPGNSAPPPLPRSNSLPHSTVSSAGSKSNVADGAIASGVSKFATLSLHDRKDRHHEKDHKRNHSMGHISSKSSDKLNLVTKTKTDPAKTLGTPLCPRMEDVPLLEPLICKKIAHERLTVLIFLEDCIVTACQEGFICTWGRPGKVVSFNP; the protein is encoded by the coding sequence ATGTACCTGTATAACGTGGAGCACACTTGTGGCACCGCAGCCCCCCACTACCAGCTTCTGAAGCAGGGGGACAGCTTTGCCGTGCACACTTGCAAGAGCAAATCCACGAGGAACCCTCTGCTTAAGTGGACGGTGGGCGAGGGGGCCCTCAACGAGTTTGCTTTCTCCCCAGATGGCAAGTTCTTGGCGTGCGTGAGCCAGGACGGTTTCCTGCGGGTGTTCGGCTTTGACTCGGTGGAGCTGCACGGCTCCATGAAAAGCTACTTTGGAGGCTTGCTGTGTGTGTGCTGGAGCCCGGACGGCAAGTACCTTGTGACAGGTGGCGAGGACGACCTGGTGACAGTCTGGTCTTTTGTAGACTGCCGAGTGATAGCGCGAGGCCACGGGCACAAGTCCTGGGTCAGTGTGGTGGCATTTGATCCCTATACCACGAGTGTAGAAGAAAGTGACCCTATGGAGTTTAGTGGCAGCGACGAGGACTTCCAGGACCTTCTCCACTTTGGCAGAGACCGAGCCAATAGCACACAGTCCAGGCTCTCCAAACGGAACTCCACAGAGAGCCGCCCTGTCAGCGTCACCTACCGGTTTGGCTCGGTGGGCCAGGACACGCAGCTCTGCCTGTGGGACCTCACAGAAGACATCCTTTTCCCTCACCAACCCCTCTCGCGAGCAAGGACACACACAAATGTCATGAACGCCACAAGCCCTCCTGCTGGAAGCACTGGGAACAGTGTCACGACACCCGGCAACTCTGCGCCCCCGCCCCTGCCGCGGTCCAACAGCCTCCCGCATTCCACTGTCTCCAGCGCCGGCAGCAAGAGCAATGTCGCCGACGGGGCCATCGCTTCTGGGGTCAGCAAATTCGCGACCCTCTCACTACACGACCGGAAGGACCGGCACCACGAGAAAGACCACAAGCGGAACCACAGCATGGGGCACATTTCCAGCAAGAGCAGCGACAAACTGAACCTAGTCACGAAAACCAAAACGGACCCCGCTAAAACTCTGGGGACGCCCTTGTGTCCTCGAATGGAAGACGTGCCCTTGTTAGAGccactcatctgtaaaaagatAGCACATGAGAGACTGACGGTGTTAATTTTCCTTGAAGACTGTATAGTCACTGCTTGTCAGGAGGGATTTATTTGCACATGGGGAAGGCCTGGTAAAGTGGTAAGTTTTAACCCTTAA